A region from the Terriglobales bacterium genome encodes:
- a CDS encoding DUF2252 domain-containing protein, with protein sequence MAAGKALRARVSHERHGEYEPPVKREDPVAILEEQAKARLPSLIPIRYARMLATPFAFLRGSAAVMAADLSRTPVTGLKVQACGDMHVANFGVFASAERNLVFGINDFDETLPGPWEWDLKRLAASAVVACRVLGGDRTLCEEAARAAVRSYRKRMREFAFMGHRDVWYSRIGEQDILAGLSPGARARAESIMAKAERSGSVQKLGKMTKIVNGGPRLVEEKPLIVRETHMPDGRPVLEMLASTLDRYLQSLPEERRTLLLRYRALDVARKVVGVGSVGTRCWLLLMRGNGPEDLLFLQYKEAQRSVLAPYSKTPAWECEGRRVVVGQRLIQGAPDIFLGWGINLEGIHFYMRQLRDMKGGYDFDPTKVRVRNFPQYCKLCGWALALAHAKSGDPALIAGYLGKSDRMDEAVTRFAFAYARQNERDCEAFAKAAKAKRIQAAETA encoded by the coding sequence ATGGCGGCGGGAAAGGCACTCCGCGCTAGGGTGTCCCACGAGCGCCACGGGGAATACGAACCGCCGGTGAAGCGGGAAGACCCCGTCGCGATCCTGGAAGAGCAGGCGAAGGCGCGGCTGCCTTCCCTGATCCCTATCCGGTACGCCCGGATGCTGGCAACCCCCTTCGCCTTCCTGAGAGGCTCCGCGGCCGTGATGGCGGCGGATCTCTCGCGCACTCCCGTGACGGGTCTGAAAGTCCAGGCCTGCGGGGATATGCACGTGGCCAACTTCGGTGTCTTCGCATCGGCCGAGCGCAACCTCGTCTTCGGCATCAACGATTTCGACGAAACCCTGCCCGGGCCATGGGAATGGGACCTCAAGCGCCTGGCCGCCAGCGCCGTGGTGGCGTGTCGGGTCCTGGGAGGGGACAGGACCCTCTGCGAGGAGGCGGCGCGCGCCGCCGTCCGGAGCTACCGGAAGCGGATGAGAGAATTCGCTTTCATGGGGCACCGGGACGTCTGGTACTCCCGTATCGGCGAGCAAGACATCCTCGCGGGGCTGTCCCCGGGCGCGAGGGCACGGGCCGAATCGATCATGGCCAAAGCGGAGCGGTCGGGCAGCGTGCAGAAGCTCGGCAAGATGACCAAGATCGTGAATGGTGGGCCGCGCCTCGTGGAGGAGAAACCTCTCATCGTCCGTGAGACGCACATGCCCGACGGCAGGCCGGTCTTGGAGATGCTCGCCTCGACGCTGGACCGCTATCTCCAGTCCCTCCCGGAGGAGCGCCGGACCCTGCTGCTCCGGTACCGCGCCCTCGACGTGGCACGCAAGGTCGTGGGCGTGGGGAGCGTCGGCACCCGCTGCTGGCTGCTCCTGATGAGAGGGAACGGTCCCGAAGACCTCCTCTTCCTCCAGTACAAGGAGGCCCAGCGCTCGGTCCTGGCTCCCTACTCGAAGACCCCCGCCTGGGAGTGCGAGGGCAGGCGCGTCGTAGTCGGCCAGCGGCTCATCCAGGGCGCTCCGGACATCTTCCTGGGCTGGGGGATCAACCTGGAGGGGATCCATTTCTACATGCGGCAACTCAGGGACATGAAGGGCGGCTACGATTTCGACCCGACCAAGGTGCGGGTGAGGAACTTCCCCCAATACTGCAAGTTGTGCGGATGGGCGCTTGCTCTGGCGCACGCCAAATCGGGCGACCCCGCCCTCATCGCGGGCTACCTCGGCAAGAGCGACCGCATGGACGAAGCCGTCACGCGCTTCGCCTTCGCCTATGCCAGGCAGAACGAGCGCGACTGCGAAGCCTTCGCCAAGGCGGCCAAGGCGAAGCGGATCCAAGCGGCAGAAACGGCGTGA